A region from the Triticum aestivum cultivar Chinese Spring chromosome 3D, IWGSC CS RefSeq v2.1, whole genome shotgun sequence genome encodes:
- the LOC123077373 gene encoding nuclear transcription factor Y subunit C-4, with the protein MVPTSQPQPAMGDVTPAGSQPTQLFPGNPAQLSAQEQLMYEQSREYQQQLQQQQQRQLQQFWAEQRSEIEQATDIKNHPLPPTRIRKIMKADEDVRMISAEAPALFAKACEMFTLEMTMRSWMVTKEDKRRLLQRSDIAAAVARTDIYDFLLDLFTSEETEQGVLLPRTGQQPMGTQAGAYPYYYAPEQQVAGASMVYGGPSTYVWQEPQVQEQGHPSSTYVWQEPQQQQEGP; encoded by the coding sequence ATGGTACCGACTTCGCAACCTCAGCCTGCAATGGGTGATGTCACTCCTGCCGGTTCACAGCCAACACAACTATTCCCTGGCAATCCAGCTCAGCTCAGTGCTCAGGAGCAGCTGATGTACGAGCAGTCGCGGGAGTATCAGCAGCAGCTCCAGCAACAGCAGCAGAGGCAGCTCCAGCAGTTCTGGGCCGAGCAGCGGTCAGAGATCGAGCAGGCCACCGACATCAAGAACCACCCCCTGCCACCCACCAGGATAAGGAAGATCATGAAGGCCGACGAGGACGTCCGCATGATCTCGGCAGAAGCTCCGGCGCTCTTCGCCAAAGCATGCGAGATGTTCACACTGGAGATGACGATGAGGTCATGGATGGTCACCAAGGAGGACAAGCGACGTCTCCTGCAGAGGAGTGACATCGCTGCTGCTGTGGCTAGGACTGACATTTATGATTTCTTGCTGGATTTATTTACCAGCGAAGAGACGGAGCAGGGGGTCTTGCTTCCTAGGACCGGGCAGCAGCCCATGGGGACTCAAGCTGGTGCATACCCGTACTACTATGCGCCGGAGCAGCAGGTGGCAGGTGCGTCGATGGTGTATGGTGGCCCGTCGACCTATGTGTGGCAAGAGCCTCAGGTACAAGAGCAGGGCCATCCGTCCAGCACCTACGTGTGGCAAGAACCTCAGCAGCAACAGGAGGGGCCCTGA